One Thermococcus eurythermalis DNA segment encodes these proteins:
- a CDS encoding alpha/beta hydrolase: MFKPFECHYLKNSLKPYIDSHYRTLPNETGIMGSSLGGLISIYAGFKYPETFRYIGAMSSAFWFNPEIYDFVRNAPKGPGRIYIDWGTIEGSDPSEMIETNMKMAEVLKERGYLEGENLLVVEDDGATHSEYYWSRRFPDAVLWLFGG; this comes from the coding sequence ATATTTAAACCTTTTGAATGTCACTATTTAAAGAACAGCCTTAAACCGTACATAGACTCCCACTACAGAACCCTACCGAACGAGACCGGGATAATGGGCTCCTCGCTCGGAGGGCTCATATCTATCTACGCCGGCTTCAAGTATCCGGAGACCTTCCGCTACATCGGGGCCATGAGCTCGGCTTTCTGGTTCAACCCGGAAATCTACGACTTCGTGAGGAACGCCCCCAAGGGCCCGGGGAGGATTTACATCGACTGGGGAACCATTGAGGGAAGCGACCCCAGTGAAATGATAGAGACCAACATGAAGATGGCGGAGGTACTGAAGGAAAGGGGCTACTTGGAGGGCGAAAACCTCCTCGTCGTTGAGGACGATGGGGCAACGCACAGCGAGTACTACTGGTCGAGGCGCTTCCCGGACGCGGTGCTCTGGCTCTTCGGCGGTTGA
- a CDS encoding IS607 family transposase — translation MPKFYKPSEVAELLNYNKVTIIRWIHAGKIKAIKIGRDYRIPEEEVQKLLGKKKETTRAVLYARVSGRDQKEDLETQLKTLEQYAVSKGYQIVDEVKEIASGLKENRKGLKKLINLAKNGEYDILIVTYPDRLTRFGFKYLEELFTAYNVRIETVFKKDKTPKEELVEDLIAIITSFAGRLYGLRSHKNKKFVQGFKKLLTEVENE, via the coding sequence ATGCCCAAGTTTTACAAACCTTCAGAGGTTGCGGAACTCCTCAATTACAATAAAGTCACCATAATCCGCTGGATTCATGCAGGAAAAATCAAGGCCATCAAAATAGGCCGAGACTACAGAATTCCAGAAGAAGAAGTCCAAAAACTACTCGGCAAAAAGAAGGAAACAACAAGAGCAGTCCTCTACGCCAGAGTTTCAGGAAGAGACCAGAAAGAAGACTTGGAAACCCAACTCAAAACCCTCGAACAATACGCAGTTAGCAAAGGCTACCAAATCGTGGATGAGGTTAAGGAAATTGCCTCTGGATTGAAAGAGAACAGAAAGGGGCTCAAAAAACTAATCAACCTCGCCAAGAACGGCGAGTATGACATTCTCATCGTAACTTACCCCGATAGGCTCACCCGTTTTGGATTCAAATACTTGGAAGAACTCTTCACAGCCTACAACGTGAGGATTGAAACAGTCTTCAAGAAGGATAAAACACCAAAAGAAGAACTCGTAGAAGACTTGATTGCAATAATCACCAGTTTCGCAGGCAGACTCTACGGGCTGAGGAGTCACAAGAACAAGAAGTTCGTTCAAGGATTCAAAAAACTCCTCACGGAGGTCGAGAACGAGTGA
- a CDS encoding RNA-guided endonuclease InsQ/TnpB family protein, producing the protein MKLTKTVVLESLPLTKKKFKAMKEVYDEYLEILEFLTDYAVENRVKSHLKLRKLFYKKLKEEHDLPTHYYYTVCQDATTRARSFLELKKKGRARTEKPVIRNVSLWLDDVLWDYKRFPQFNTLRNGRKILVIGLTTKRGRIKLPLKPHKLFFKYLDDGWKVKAGVKLRIIEKERKVLAYFVFEKEFEENRLTGSFLSVDYNADNVSFGTGEFLIQVRTELGKLTRFYSDVRKKIQESHLVGWKRKLPSKKGREFLRKFGQRKMHKRIDLQRKLAKRLVEVAKESNTTIVLEAVPKNFNQKITEKRRENEKRLRNTLHNIGMNGFQRFVFEKAVEFGVPVVFVNPFYSSQVCPRCGAFKIKPNDDALRQRVFECPVCGFSADRDFVAVLNLLGLFPFSPKAREPLREEPVVPVNLTVEANLLHHKNSLVVISQCLKQK; encoded by the coding sequence GTGAAACTGACCAAAACAGTAGTCCTTGAGAGTCTCCCACTCACAAAAAAGAAGTTCAAGGCAATGAAAGAAGTGTATGATGAATACTTGGAAATTTTGGAGTTTCTGACAGATTATGCTGTTGAGAACAGGGTAAAGAGCCACCTGAAACTCCGCAAACTCTTTTACAAGAAACTCAAGGAAGAACACGACTTACCAACCCATTACTATTACACTGTCTGTCAGGATGCCACGACAAGGGCGAGGAGTTTTCTCGAACTGAAGAAAAAGGGCAGGGCCAGAACAGAGAAACCAGTAATTAGAAACGTTTCACTCTGGCTGGACGACGTTCTGTGGGATTACAAGAGATTCCCACAGTTCAACACGCTCAGAAACGGAAGGAAAATCCTCGTAATTGGATTAACTACAAAGAGAGGGAGAATTAAACTCCCCCTAAAACCTCACAAACTCTTCTTTAAATACCTTGATGATGGTTGGAAGGTAAAGGCTGGCGTGAAACTCCGTATTATCGAGAAAGAGCGGAAGGTTCTTGCGTATTTCGTCTTCGAAAAAGAGTTTGAGGAAAACAGATTGACTGGAAGTTTCCTTAGCGTGGATTACAACGCTGACAACGTTTCCTTTGGAACTGGAGAGTTCCTGATTCAGGTTCGGACTGAGTTGGGAAAGCTAACGAGGTTTTATTCCGACGTGCGGAAGAAGATTCAAGAGTCCCACTTGGTTGGCTGGAAGAGAAAACTTCCCTCGAAGAAGGGGAGGGAATTCCTCAGGAAGTTTGGACAGAGGAAGATGCACAAGAGAATTGATTTGCAGAGGAAGTTGGCGAAGAGGCTCGTTGAAGTTGCTAAAGAGTCGAATACTACTATTGTCCTTGAGGCTGTCCCCAAGAACTTTAATCAGAAGATTACAGAGAAGAGAAGGGAGAACGAGAAGAGGTTGAGGAATACTCTCCATAATATTGGTATGAACGGGTTCCAGCGGTTTGTTTTCGAGAAGGCAGTAGAGTTTGGTGTTCCCGTGGTTTTCGTCAATCCTTTTTATTCCTCTCAGGTTTGTCCTCGTTGCGGTGCGTTTAAGATTAAACCCAATGATGACGCTCTGCGTCAGAGGGTTTTCGAGTGTCCTGTTTGCGGGTTTTCTGCAGACAGGGATTTTGTTGCTGTCTTGAACTTGTTAGGGCTGTTTCCGTTCAGCCCGAAGGCCCGTGAACCGTTAAGGGAGGAGCCGGTGGTTCCGGTAAACTTAACGGTTGAGGCCAACCTCCTGCACCACAAGAACTCATTAGTAGTGATTAGTCAGTGTTTAAAACAAAAATAG